A window of Sebastes umbrosus isolate fSebUmb1 chromosome 3, fSebUmb1.pri, whole genome shotgun sequence contains these coding sequences:
- the smc3 gene encoding structural maintenance of chromosomes protein 3, producing MYIKQVIIQGFRSYRDQTVVDPFSPKHNVIVGRNGSGKSNFFYAIQFVLSDEFSHLRPEQRLALLHEGTGPRVISAFVEIIFDNSDNRLPIDKEEVSLRRVIGAKKDQYFLDKKMVTKNDVMNLLESAGFSRSNPYYIVKQGKINQMATAPDSQRLKLLREVAGTRVYDERKEESISLMKETEGKREKINELLKYIEERLHTLEDEKEELAQYQKWDKMRRALEYTIYNQELNETRAKLDELSSKRETCGDKSRQLRDAQQDARDKVEETERVVRELKSKISAMKEEREQLSAERQEQIKQRTKLELKTKDLQDELAGNSEQRKRLLKERQKLLEKIEEKQKELQETEPKFNMVKEKEERGISRLAQATQERTDLYAKQGRGSQFTSKEERDKWIKKELKSLDQAINDKKRQIAAIHKDLEDTETNKEKNLEQYNKLDQDLNEVKTRVEELDKKYYEVKNKKDELQSERNYLWREENAEQQALAAKREDLEKKQQLLRAATGKAILNGIDSINKVLEHFRRKGINQHVINGYHGIVMNNFECEPAFYTCVEVTAGTRLFYHIVETDEVSTKILMEFNKMNLPGEVTFLPLTKLDVRDTAYPETNDAIPMISKLRYSNPFDKAFKHVFGKTLICRSMEVSTQLARAFTMDCITLEGDQVSHRGALTGGYYDTRKSRLELQKDMRKAEEELGELEAKLNENLRRNIERINNEIDQLMNQMQQIETQQRKFKASRDSILSEMKMLKEKRQQSEKTFMPKQRSLQSLEASLHAMESTRESLKAELGTDLLSQLSLEDQRRVDDLNDEIRQLQQDNRQLLNERIKLEGIMTRVETYLNENLRKRLDQVEQELNELRETEGGTVLTATTSELDGINKRVKETLARSEDLDLLCDKTEAEIKDHIKSMERWKNIEKEQNDAINHDTKELEKMTNRQGMLLKKKEECMKKIRELGSLPQEAFEKYQTLTLKQLFRKLEQCNTELKKYSHVNKKALDQFVNFSEQKEKLIKRQDELDRGHKSIMELMNVLELRKYEAIQLTFKQVSKNFSEVFQKLVPGGKATLVMKKGDAEGSQSQDEGEGGGDSERGSGSQSSVPSVDQFTGVGIRVSFTGKQGEMREMQQLSGGQKSLVALALIFAIQKCDPAPFYLFDEIDQALDAQHRKAVSDMIVELAGHAQFITTTFRPELLESADKFYGVKFRNKVSHIDVITAEQAKDFVEDDTTHG from the exons ATGTACATCAAACAG gtCATCATCCAGGGGTTCAGAAGTTACAGGGACCAAACTGTAGTAGACCCGTTTAGTCCAAAGCACAATGTCATCG TTGGAAGAAATGGATCAGgaaaaagtaactttttctATG CCATCCAGTTTGTGCTCAGTGATGAGTTCAGCCACTTGCGACCTGAACAGCGCCTGGCCCTGCTCCAT GAGGGAACTGGTCCTCGTGTCATTTCGGCTTTTGTGGAGATTATATTTGACAACTCTGACAACCGACTGCCG ATTGATAAAGAGGAAGTCTCCCTTCGCCGCGTCATTGGCGCAAAAAAGGACCAGTACTTCTTAGATAAGAAAATGGTGAC TAAGAACGACGTCATGAACCTTCTGGAGAGTGCTGGCTTCTCCCGCAGTAATCCCTACTACATCGTCAAGCAGGGAAAG ATCAACCAAATGGCCACAGCACCCGACTCCCAACGTCTGAAGCTGCTGAGAGAGGTGGCAGGGACACGAGTGTATGATGAGCGCAAAGAGGAGAGTATTTCTCTCATGAAGGAGACAG AGGGGAAGCGAGAGAAGATCAATGAGCTGTTGAAGTACATTGAGGAGCGTCTGCACACCCTGGAGGATGAGAAGGAGGAGCTGGCTCAGTACCAGAAGTGGGACAAGATGAGAAGAGCCCTGGAGTACACCATCTACAACCAAGAGCTGAATGAAACCCGCGCCAAACTGGACGAG ctgtccAGCAAGAGAGAGACTTGTGGAGACAAATCCAGACAGCTGCGTGATGCTCAGCAAGATGCCCGAGACAAAGTAGAG GAGACAGAGCGTGTTGTGCGAGAGCTGAAGTCCAAGATCTCTGCcatgaaggaggagagggagcagCTATCGGCCGAGCGCCAGGAGCAGATCAAGCAGAGGACCAAGCTTGAGCTGAAGACCAAGGACCTGCAGGACGAGCTGGCAGGCAACAGCGAACAGAGG AAACGCCTGCTGAAGGAGCGGCAGAAGCTTCTGGAGAAAATCGAGGAGAAGCAAAAAGAGCTGCAGGAGACTGAACCCAAATTCAACATGGTGAAGGAAAAAGAGGAGCGGGGCATATCCAG ACTGGCCCAGGCTACACAGGAGAGGACAGACCTGTACGCCAAGCAGGGCCGTGGCAGCCAGTTCACCTCCAAGGAAGAGAGGGACAAGTGGATCAAGAAGGAGTTGAAGTCTCTGGACCAGGCCATCAATGATAAAAAGAGGCAAATCGCAGCCATCCACAAAGacctggaggacacagagaccaACAAGGAGAAGAACCTAGAGCAGTACAat AAACTCGATCAAGATCTAAATGAGGTCAAGACCCGCGTTGAGGAACTGGACAAAAAGTATTACGAAGTTAAGAACAAGAAAGACGAGCTGCAGAGCGAAAGAAA CTACCTGTGGCGTGAGGAGAACGCAGAGCAGCAGGCCCTGGCAGCCAAACGAGAGGACCTGGAGAAGAAACAGCAGCTCCTCCGAGCCGCCACCGGCAAG GCGATTCTAAACGGCATCGACAGCATCAACAAAGTCCTTGAGCATTTCCGTCGGAAGGGCATCAACCAGCATGTCATCAATGGTTACCACGGCATCGTCATGAATAACTTTGAGTGTGAGCCCGCCTTTTACACCTGTGTGGAGGTGACTGCTGGCACCAG ACTGTTCTATCACATTGTGGAGACTGACGAGGTCAGCACCAAAATACTAATGGAGTTCAACAAAATGAACCTGCCTGGAGAAGTTACATTCCTGCCCCTGACCAAGCTGGACGTCAGGGACACCGCCTACCCAGAGACCAAC GACGCTATCCCCATGATCAGCAAGCTGCGCTACAGCAACCCCTTCGACAAGGCCTTCaagcatgtgtttgggaagacCCTGATATGTCGCAGCATGGAAGTTTCCACCCAGCTGGCCAGAGCTTTCACCATGGACTGTATAACTCTGGAGG GTGACCAGGTGAGCCACCGTGGAGCTCTGACAGGAGGCTACTACGATACCAGAAAGTCTCGCCTGGAGCTGCAGAAAGACATGAGGAAGGCTGAGGAGGAGCTGGGTGAGCTGGAGGCCAAGCTCAACGAGAACCTGCGCAGGAACATTGAAC GCATCAACAATGAGATCGACCAACTGATGAACCAGATGCAGCAGATCGAGACACAACAGAGGAAGTTTAAGGCATCCAGAGACAGTATTCTGTCCGAGATGAAGATGCTGAAGGAGAAGAGGCAGCAGTCAGAGAAGACGTTCATGCCCAAG CAACGCAGTCTCCAGAGTCTGGAGGCCAGCCTCCACGCCATGGAGTCCACCAGGGAGTCACTGAAGGCCGAGCTCGGTACAGATCTGCTCTCTCAGCTCAGCCTGGAGGACCAGAGGCGCGTCGATGACCTTAATGACGAGATCCGTCAACTTCAGCAG GACAACAGACAGCTGTTGAATGAGAGGATTAAGCTGGAGGGCATAATGACAAGAGTGGAAACATATCTCAACGAGAACTTACGGAAGCGTCTTGACCAAGTGGAGCAG GAGCTTAATGAGCTGCGAGAGACTGAGGGAGGCACAGTGCTCACAGCCACAACGTCTGAGCTGGACGGCATCAACAAGCGTGTCAAAGAGACTTTGGCGAGATCAGAAG ATCTGGACCTTCTGTGCGACAAGACAGAGGCGGAGATCAAGGACCACATAAAGAGCATGGAGCGCTGGAAGAACATTGAGAAGGAGCAGAATGACGCCATCAACCACGACACCAAGGAGCTGGAGAAGATGACCAACAGGCAGGGCATGCTGCTCAAGAAGAAAGAAGAGTGCATGAAGAAGATCAGAGAGCTCGGCTCGCTGCCTCAGGAGGCCTTTGAGAAGTACCAGACCCTCACACTCAAACAG TTGTTCCGAAAACTGGAGCAGTGCAACACAGAGCTGAAGAAGTACAGTCATGTCAACAAGAAAGCTCTGGATCAGTTTGTCAACTTCTCTGAGCAGAAGGAAAAGCTAATCAAGCGTCAGGATGAGTTGGACCGTGGCCACAAATCCATCATGGAGCTCATGAACGTCCTGGAGCTGCGCAAGTATGAGGCCATCCAGCTCACCTTCAAACAG GTGTCGAAGAACTTCAGTGAGGTTTTCCAGAAGCTGGTGCCAGGTGGCAAAGCTACGTTGGTGATGAAGAAGGGTGATGCTGAAGGCAGCCAGTCTCAAGATGAGGGTGAGGGCGGTGGAGACAGCGAGAGGGGCTCCGGCTCGCAGAGCAGCGTTCCCTCAGTCGACCAGTTCACTGGAGTCGGCATCAGG GTGTCGTTCACAGGGAAGCAGGGTGAGATGAGAGAGATGCAGCAGCTGTCTGGAGGTCAGAAGTCTCTGGTGGCTCTCGCCTTGATATTTGCCATCCAAAAGTGTGACCCCGCTCCTTTCTACCTGTTTGATGAGATCGACCAGGCCCTCGACGCCCAGCACAGGAAGGCTGTCTCAG ACATGATCGTGGAGCTGGCAGGCCACGCCCAGTTCATCACCACTACCTTCCGGCCTGAGCTGCTCGAGTCCGCCGACAAGTTCTACGGCGTCAAATTCAGAAACAAG gtgAGTCACATCGATGTGATCACCGCGGAGCAGGCCAAAGACTTTGTGGAGGATGACACCACCCATGGTTAA